In Mycoplasmopsis fermentans PG18, one genomic interval encodes:
- a CDS encoding glucosamine-6-phosphate deaminase, producing the protein MAIKYLSMNNYSDICEYVSQVIENQLFMKPNSNIAINATDDFRGIYSQIVNDVKKGKYSFNKVNFFLTEEIANVTKNTITSVYSFFDKNLLAPINMPTNQIFFPITFAPTKDQQYDPFIFKNKAFDLSIVFLGKNGELGYIDKFKNYNSDYTSNFWLNNDLLNNFKIMQRNNQLNSLEIYSIGSGALFNSKKILVIALGLDKSNTIFKLMNTKTVNSKFAASMLIQHNDATLIADAPSGLAIKKN; encoded by the coding sequence ATGGCAATCAAATATTTAAGTATGAATAATTATTCTGATATTTGTGAATATGTTTCACAAGTTATTGAAAATCAGTTGTTTATGAAACCTAATTCAAATATAGCGATTAATGCAACTGATGATTTTAGAGGAATTTATAGTCAAATTGTTAATGATGTTAAAAAAGGAAAATACAGTTTTAATAAAGTTAATTTCTTTTTAACTGAAGAAATTGCAAATGTAACAAAAAATACAATTACTTCTGTTTATAGTTTCTTTGATAAGAATCTTTTAGCGCCAATTAACATGCCAACTAATCAAATTTTCTTTCCTATAACTTTCGCTCCAACAAAAGATCAACAATATGATCCCTTTATTTTCAAAAATAAAGCATTCGACTTGTCTATAGTGTTTTTGGGCAAAAACGGTGAGCTAGGTTATATCGATAAATTTAAGAATTACAACTCAGATTACACATCAAATTTTTGATTAAATAACGATTTATTAAACAACTTTAAAATCATGCAGAGAAATAATCAACTTAATTCACTTGAAATTTATTCAATTGGTTCTGGTGCATTATTTAACTCGAAAAAGATTTTAGTTATTGCTTTAGGACTTGATAAAAGCAACACAATTTTTAAATTAATGAATACTAAAACAGTAAACTCTAAATTTGCAGCTTCAATGTTAATACAACATAATGATGCAACTTTAATTGCTGATGCTCCTTCGGGATTAGCTATTAAGAAAAACTAA
- the hpt gene encoding hypoxanthine phosphoribosyltransferase: protein MNKQNIDYRIKKVLYTQEEIEAKIKELATWVNQQYKDSDNLIIVGLLKGSIPFLAQLIKDITVDHVLDFMTTSSYAGAGNSSGSVKIIMDLAQDIRNKDVLIVEDIIDSGITLDKIKQILLSRKPRSFKIITLLDKPHNRKVELKADKSAFIVPNEFLVGFGLDYDEKMRNLPYIGIFDKKYLKK from the coding sequence ATGAATAAGCAAAATATTGACTATCGAATTAAAAAGGTTTTATATACTCAAGAAGAAATTGAAGCTAAAATCAAAGAATTAGCAACTTGAGTTAATCAACAATACAAAGACTCAGACAATTTAATCATTGTTGGTCTTTTAAAAGGATCAATCCCATTTTTAGCTCAGCTAATAAAAGATATAACTGTTGACCATGTTTTAGACTTTATGACTACTTCTAGTTATGCAGGAGCAGGCAATAGTAGCGGTAGTGTTAAAATCATTATGGACTTGGCTCAAGATATTAGAAATAAAGATGTTTTAATTGTTGAAGACATTATTGATTCAGGAATTACACTTGATAAAATCAAGCAAATTCTTTTATCTCGTAAACCTCGTTCATTTAAAATAATAACTCTTTTAGACAAACCACACAACCGTAAAGTTGAATTGAAAGCTGATAAATCAGCCTTTATCGTGCCAAATGAATTCTTAGTTGGTTTTGGTTTGGATTATGATGAAAAAATGAGAAACCTCCCTTATATTGGAATTTTTGATAAAAAATATTTAAAAAAATAA
- a CDS encoding deoxynucleoside kinase: MIIGISGMIGSGKSTLAKGLHKHYKKSVLLEEFQENDPVFNTFLKWMYEKQPNIHIGFQSYIIESLSDTFKKTVAKFKNNNLNFRDNHIFLDRFNIEHYVFAVVTLMDKDPKYQAGFDAMFEKIVDPEDNPDLAIFIDIDFNAFKARLLARGRASEVDNYAQNETYFKLLHSLYKKLYIRLVEKFKIPYVIINSNNKSEKEVLQEAINIIDSYDFSKSKRYNE, from the coding sequence ATGATTATTGGTATAAGTGGCATGATTGGCAGTGGTAAAAGTACACTTGCTAAAGGCTTACATAAACATTATAAAAAATCAGTTTTATTAGAAGAATTTCAAGAAAATGACCCAGTTTTTAATACATTTTTAAAATGAATGTATGAAAAACAACCTAATATTCACATTGGTTTTCAATCATATATTATTGAAAGCTTATCAGACACATTTAAAAAAACAGTAGCTAAATTTAAAAATAATAACTTAAATTTTAGAGACAATCATATCTTTTTAGATCGTTTCAACATCGAACACTATGTTTTTGCTGTTGTCACTTTAATGGATAAAGATCCTAAATATCAAGCAGGTTTTGATGCTATGTTTGAAAAAATAGTTGATCCTGAAGATAATCCGGATTTGGCGATCTTTATTGATATTGATTTTAATGCATTCAAAGCTCGTTTATTAGCTCGAGGTCGCGCTTCAGAAGTTGATAATTATGCTCAAAATGAAACATACTTTAAATTACTTCATTCTTTATATAAAAAGCTTTATATAAGATTAGTTGAAAAATTTAAGATACCTTATGTTATCATTAATAGTAATAACAAAAGTGAAAAAGAAGTTTTACAAGAAGCTATTAATATAATAGATAGCTATGACTTCTCAAAATCAAAGAGGTATAATGAATAA
- a CDS encoding deoxynucleoside kinase: protein MVIGISGMISSGKSTLTRNLVKHYKNSMMLKEYEEDDDVFNTFLKWLYEKQPNLTIGFQSYVVENHTSKLADCFKKFSEKGYKYKDNHIFLDRFSIEHYIFANVNLRTKGKKYLEGYDALFSHLITKDETPDLAIFLDMTFDTFKKRLFERGREVETENWNKNKDYFRELYDLYKPLFIKQAKKYDLNYVIIETDNLTEKQVFEKAVEVINNYDFSKMERYNK from the coding sequence ATGGTTATAGGTATAAGCGGAATGATTAGTAGTGGTAAAAGCACACTAACAAGAAATTTAGTTAAACACTACAAAAATTCAATGATGTTAAAAGAATATGAAGAGGACGATGATGTCTTCAATACATTCTTAAAATGACTTTATGAAAAACAACCTAATTTAACAATTGGTTTTCAATCTTATGTAGTGGAAAACCACACATCTAAATTAGCAGATTGTTTTAAAAAATTTAGCGAAAAAGGCTATAAATACAAGGATAATCACATATTTTTAGATCGTTTTAGTATTGAACATTACATTTTTGCTAATGTTAACTTAAGAACTAAAGGTAAAAAATATTTAGAAGGTTATGATGCACTTTTCTCTCATCTTATTACTAAAGATGAAACTCCAGATTTAGCAATTTTTCTAGATATGACTTTTGACACTTTCAAGAAAAGATTATTTGAAAGAGGTAGAGAAGTTGAAACTGAAAACTGAAATAAAAACAAAGATTACTTTAGAGAACTTTATGATCTTTATAAACCATTATTTATTAAACAAGCTAAAAAATATGATTTAAACTATGTTATTATTGAAACAGATAATTTAACTGAAAAACAAGTTTTTGAAAAAGCTGTTGAAGTTATTAACAATTACGATTTCAGTAAAATGGAACGTTACAATAAATAG
- the greA gene encoding transcription elongation factor GreA, producing MAGKKQEKIILAKETLEKYQAEYEHLIKVERPEIQAALKEARAQGDLSENAEYDAARDRQGIVEARIVELEGILANAEVIETNQNKKGKLKAGIGATVKYLNLKTNKEITVKIMGIHDSNPMEGNISNESPVAQAIMEGDEGATVEVDVPNKYSIKILSIQYK from the coding sequence ATGGCAGGTAAAAAGCAAGAAAAAATCATATTAGCTAAAGAAACATTAGAAAAATATCAAGCAGAATATGAACACTTAATTAAAGTTGAAAGACCTGAAATTCAAGCAGCTTTAAAAGAAGCTAGAGCACAAGGTGACCTTTCAGAAAACGCTGAATATGATGCAGCCAGAGATCGTCAAGGTATTGTTGAAGCAAGAATTGTTGAACTTGAAGGCATTTTAGCAAATGCTGAAGTTATTGAAACAAACCAAAACAAAAAAGGTAAACTAAAAGCAGGTATCGGAGCAACAGTTAAATATCTTAACTTAAAAACAAATAAAGAAATTACAGTTAAAATCATGGGTATTCATGATTCTAATCCAATGGAAGGTAATATTTCTAATGAATCACCAGTAGCACAAGCTATCATGGAAGGTGATGAAGGCGCAACAGTTGAAGTTGATGTGCCTAATAAATACAGTATAAAAATCTTATCAATTCAATACAAATAG
- a CDS encoding BC85_0335 family putative methyltransferase, translated as MISAVINLSKGAKIGLIVSAIVFVIIAFITYIILLVKTRKIRNEINTKEAQKAHEAILKIRGEELGEFPKELKEFFKSNLDDYDLENFINTIYLNDVQEILLVGSKLEYPTALFKNKSQAQICLEKQNMNVSLWNKAVLELPKYFKDQPSFINVNELKTQDKKFKLIFSINSTETNQELFDKYYPMLSEKGMLVVLQNSNTKSGYRVLTKHLKLNKIVYELSYVKSGFLYIVKSKTEIKNEN; from the coding sequence ATGATTAGTGCTGTAATCAATTTAAGTAAAGGTGCAAAAATTGGCTTAATTGTTTCTGCTATTGTTTTTGTGATTATTGCCTTTATAACTTATATTATTTTACTAGTTAAAACTAGAAAAATTCGTAATGAAATAAATACCAAAGAAGCTCAAAAAGCTCATGAAGCTATTTTGAAAATCAGAGGTGAAGAATTAGGAGAATTCCCTAAAGAATTAAAAGAATTTTTTAAAAGTAATCTTGATGATTATGATTTAGAAAACTTTATTAATACTATTTATTTAAATGATGTTCAAGAGATTTTACTTGTTGGAAGTAAGTTAGAATATCCAACAGCTTTATTTAAAAATAAATCACAAGCTCAAATTTGTTTAGAAAAACAAAACATGAATGTAAGTTTATGAAATAAAGCTGTTTTAGAATTACCTAAATACTTTAAAGATCAACCTTCATTTATTAATGTTAATGAATTAAAAACTCAAGATAAGAAATTCAAATTGATTTTTTCAATTAATTCAACTGAAACAAATCAAGAATTATTTGACAAATATTATCCAATGTTAAGTGAAAAAGGGATGCTTGTTGTATTACAAAATTCAAATACAAAAAGTGGTTATAGAGTTTTAACTAAACATTTAAAACTTAATAAAATTGTTTATGAATTAAGTTATGTAAAAAGCGGATTCTTATATATAGTAAAAAGTAAAACTGAAATAAAAAATGAAAACTAA
- the ruvX gene encoding Holliday junction resolvase RuvX — translation MRALALDLGTKTCGFAISDEGMIIASALETLHFEENDFNAIIEQIKIYQKTYKIDKLVLGKPLRSNNTSSERTVLFESFAHKLKGIFKDYKIYQVNEYGTTIAATNILKEAKLSIKKRKAHKDTLSAVLILQEFLNYGGVELHD, via the coding sequence ATGCGAGCTTTAGCTCTAGATTTAGGCACTAAAACTTGCGGTTTTGCAATTAGTGATGAAGGCATGATTATAGCTAGTGCACTTGAAACATTACATTTTGAAGAAAATGATTTTAATGCAATTATTGAGCAAATCAAAATTTACCAAAAAACATATAAAATAGATAAATTGGTATTAGGAAAGCCTTTAAGATCTAATAATACAAGTAGTGAAAGAACAGTGCTTTTTGAATCTTTTGCTCATAAACTAAAAGGTATTTTTAAAGACTACAAAATTTATCAAGTTAATGAATATGGAACTACTATAGCTGCTACTAATATTTTAAAAGAAGCAAAACTTTCTATTAAAAAAAGAAAAGCTCATAAAGATACTTTGTCAGCTGTTTTAATCTTGCAAGAATTTTTAAATTATGGAGGTGTAGAATTACATGATTAG
- the alaS gene encoding alanine--tRNA ligase — translation MEKLTSKEIREKWLRYFESKGHLRVESKSLIPVNDPSLLWINSGVATLKDYFSGKKKPPRNRLTNSQKAIRTNDIENVGVTSRHHTFFEMLGNFSIGDYFKKEAIAFGYEFLTNELQIDPKKLYMTYFAEDLDTKKYWMEQGVEESHLIPGTRDTNFWDVGSGPCGPDTEIFYDRGPKYNKRGLELLKKDIENDRYIEIWNIVFSQFNNDGENNYTELKQKNIDTGAGLERIASIMQDAPTNYDSDLFINIIKEIEKYATVKYDIDNYFKKDKKQTEINTNFKVIADHIRTVVNAIADGAKVSNVGRGYIIRRLIRRSIYKGMQLGVKGLFLHKLVDVVQDSLPYEYDKKPVVVAIKEEELAFHQTIEKGKLLLEKFMDNKTKIFSGEDAFNLLETYGFPIELTVEILAKKNIKVDLKAFEEAKERHANLSRGEKVNGMDKVINSLALIKGKIGEFIGYTDLESKSKILKLLNNEEEVKSLNGEGYLILDKTPFYATSGGQNHDHGFILQGKNKIKILDVFKDKFGNHIHKIEGKINNKDTVECYVDKEVRIGMARGHSATHLLFRALVKVLGPHIDQLGSDITEERLIFDFPADEKPTDEQIKKIEDIMHGWIKQNVEREYIVTNIKKAKEMGAIMTIDESEYMDPNNIRIVDFKGITKDLCGGTHLDRTGILEDFKITKVEKKTAGVFRIRAVASHKYVKQYLTELNQSLKEQLDALVKKAQSFDSKYQIKFTPNKDVEIECANIKKTIDKVHEDIKELIKNKSNITFDFDSVQLTKNKKYPYYLNIDFDSSQVKVAAATLREKFPEAIIVLGAKSNNQILLCVAAKVLDANKLFQQIASKTNGRGGGSSIISMGKVDYTKDLENIIKELI, via the coding sequence AATTAGAGAAAAGTGACTAAGGTATTTTGAATCAAAAGGTCACTTGCGTGTTGAAAGCAAATCATTAATTCCAGTTAATGATCCTTCTTTGCTTTGAATTAACTCAGGTGTAGCAACACTTAAAGATTATTTTTCAGGTAAGAAAAAACCGCCTAGAAATAGATTAACTAACAGTCAAAAAGCAATTAGAACTAATGATATAGAAAACGTTGGTGTAACTTCAAGACACCACACATTTTTCGAAATGTTAGGTAACTTTTCAATTGGCGATTACTTTAAAAAAGAAGCTATCGCTTTTGGTTATGAATTCTTAACTAATGAATTACAAATAGACCCTAAAAAACTTTACATGACTTATTTTGCAGAAGATTTGGATACTAAAAAATACTGAATGGAACAAGGAGTTGAAGAATCACACTTAATTCCAGGAACTAGAGATACAAACTTCTGAGATGTTGGTAGTGGACCTTGTGGACCCGATACAGAAATCTTTTATGATAGAGGACCTAAATATAACAAACGTGGTTTAGAGTTGCTTAAAAAAGATATTGAAAATGACCGTTACATCGAAATTTGAAATATAGTTTTTAGTCAATTCAATAATGATGGTGAAAATAACTATACTGAATTAAAACAAAAAAATATTGATACTGGTGCAGGACTTGAAAGAATTGCTTCAATTATGCAAGATGCTCCAACTAACTATGACAGCGATCTTTTTATTAACATAATTAAAGAAATAGAAAAATATGCCACAGTTAAATATGACATTGATAACTACTTTAAAAAAGATAAAAAGCAAACTGAAATCAACACTAACTTTAAAGTTATAGCAGACCACATTAGAACAGTGGTTAATGCTATAGCTGATGGAGCTAAAGTTTCAAATGTTGGCCGTGGTTACATTATTAGAAGACTTATTCGACGTTCAATTTACAAAGGAATGCAACTAGGAGTTAAAGGTCTATTTTTACATAAATTAGTAGATGTAGTACAAGATTCATTACCTTATGAATATGACAAAAAACCTGTTGTAGTAGCCATTAAAGAAGAAGAATTAGCTTTCCATCAAACTATTGAAAAAGGTAAATTATTACTTGAAAAATTTATGGATAATAAAACTAAAATTTTCTCAGGTGAAGATGCTTTTAATTTACTTGAAACTTATGGCTTTCCAATTGAGTTAACTGTTGAAATTTTAGCTAAGAAAAATATTAAAGTTGATCTTAAAGCTTTTGAAGAAGCTAAGGAAAGACACGCCAACTTAAGCAGGGGTGAAAAAGTTAACGGAATGGATAAAGTAATTAACTCATTAGCCTTAATTAAAGGCAAAATCGGTGAATTTATTGGTTATACAGACTTAGAAAGTAAATCAAAAATTCTTAAACTTTTAAATAATGAGGAAGAGGTAAAATCATTAAATGGTGAAGGTTATTTGATCTTAGATAAAACACCTTTTTATGCTACTAGTGGTGGTCAAAATCATGACCATGGTTTCATTTTACAAGGTAAAAATAAAATCAAAATTTTAGATGTTTTTAAAGACAAATTTGGTAACCATATTCATAAAATTGAAGGCAAAATTAACAATAAGGATACTGTCGAATGTTATGTTGATAAAGAAGTAAGAATTGGTATGGCTCGAGGTCACTCAGCAACTCACTTATTATTCCGTGCTTTAGTTAAAGTACTTGGACCTCATATTGATCAACTTGGTTCAGATATCACCGAAGAACGTTTAATATTTGACTTTCCAGCTGATGAAAAACCAACTGATGAACAAATTAAAAAAATCGAAGACATAATGCATGGTTGAATTAAACAAAATGTTGAACGTGAATATATTGTAACAAACATTAAAAAAGCCAAAGAAATGGGCGCAATTATGACTATTGACGAAAGTGAATACATGGATCCTAATAACATTCGTATTGTTGACTTTAAAGGTATTACAAAAGACCTTTGCGGTGGTACTCACTTAGATAGAACCGGAATTTTAGAAGACTTTAAAATTACTAAAGTTGAGAAAAAAACTGCTGGTGTATTTAGAATAAGAGCTGTAGCTTCTCATAAATATGTTAAACAATATTTAACAGAATTAAATCAAAGTTTAAAAGAACAATTAGATGCTTTAGTTAAAAAAGCTCAAAGCTTTGATAGTAAATATCAAATTAAATTTACACCTAATAAAGATGTTGAAATTGAATGTGCAAACATTAAAAAAACAATTGATAAAGTTCATGAAGATATCAAAGAATTAATCAAAAACAAAAGCAATATAACCTTTGATTTTGATAGTGTTCAATTAACTAAAAACAAAAAATACCCTTATTATTTAAACATTGATTTTGATAGTTCCCAAGTTAAAGTTGCTGCTGCAACGCTTAGAGAAAAATTTCCTGAAGCTATAATTGTTTTAGGTGCTAAAAGTAATAATCAAATTCTTTTATGTGTGGCCGCTAAAGTGCTTGATGCTAACAAATTATTCCAACAAATAGCTTCAAAAACCAATGGTCGTGGTGGTGGAAGTTCAATTATTTCAATGGGTAAAGTTGACTATACTAAAGATCTTGAAAATATTATTAAGGAACTTATTTAA